A region of Argentina anserina chromosome 5, drPotAnse1.1, whole genome shotgun sequence DNA encodes the following proteins:
- the LOC126795562 gene encoding LOW QUALITY PROTEIN: putative UDP-glucuronate:xylan alpha-glucuronosyltransferase 5 (The sequence of the model RefSeq protein was modified relative to this genomic sequence to represent the inferred CDS: inserted 1 base in 1 codon), with translation MLNFVTVQHQQQQPVKNQTNNTVHMINDIAKKLGRGKMRFGLVNVDRDYTQLLHGLEDVEPIRVNFDRVSADRKWDDFFREWIDEDETWGRPKCPEIPMPKFQDYENIDVILAKIPCGTIRGGENEGVRDVFRLQVNLPSTCIRPLVVANMVARLGWRDPDFGGSHRTVYVVFIGLCGPMVEXFRCDDLLMRQENFRVYKPDIGRLKQKVLMPFGACELATDVWRVRMDKRQPRHAYVTILHSSEAYVCGAIALAQSIRQTNSAKDLVLLADDSITPKSIAGLQAAGWDVRRIQRIRSVFSRKGSYNEWNYSKLRVWQLTEYSKVIFIDADLLVLGNMDMLFTYPQLYAVLNHEHIFDSGLMVVEPSNCMFEYLMRESFKIKPYNGGDQGFLNEIFTWWHRLPQ, from the exons ATGTTAAACTTCGTCACCGTTCAACACCAGCAGCAGCAACCGGTCAAGAATCAAACCAATAACACCGTCCACATGATCAATGATATCGCCAAGAAATTGGGTAGAGGGAAGATGAGGTTTGGTTTGGTCAATGTAGACCGCGACTATACTCAACTATTGCATGGATTAGAAGATGTAGAACCAATTCGGGTGAATTTCGATCGAGTTTCTGCTGATCGGAAGTGGGATGATTTCTTCCGGGAGTGGATTGACGAAGACGAGACATGGGGACGGCCAAAGTGCCCTGAAATCCCCATGCCGAAGTTCCAGGACTACGAGAACATTGATGTGATACTGGCCAAGATTCCATGTGGGACTATTAGGGGTGGTGAGAATGAAGGGGTTAGagatgtgtttaggttacaaGTGAACTTG CCTTCAACATGTATCCGGCCACTGGTGGTGGCTAACATGGTGGCAAGGCTAGGGTGGAGGGACCCTGATTTTGGTGGTTCTCATCGGACTGTATACGTTGTGTTCATCGGGTTGTGCGGACCCATGGTGG ATTTCAGATGTGATGACCTACTAATGcgtcaagagaattttaggGTGTATAAGCCTGACATTGGAAGGCTGAAGCAAAAGGTGTTAATGCCTTTCGGGGCATGCGAACTTGCCACTG ATGTTTGGAGAGTAAGAATGGACAAACGCCAACCGAGACACGCCTATGTAACAATCTTACACTCGTCTGAAGCATATGTTTGTGGTGCAATTGCTTTGGCTCAAAGCATCAGGCAAACCAACTCCGCCAAAGACCTAGTCCTCCTCGCCGATGATTCCATCACTCCCAAATCTATCGCCGGTTTACAAGCTGCCGGATGGGATGTCAGACGAATCCAACGAATACGAAGCGTCTTTTCCAGAAAGGGTTCATACAATGAGTGGAACTACAGCAAACTACGTGTGTGGCAATTAACTGAATACTCCAAAGTCATTTTCATCGATGCAGATCTTCTAGTCCTAGGGAACATGGACATGCTGTTCACATACCCACAGTTATATGCCGTGTTAAACCACGAACACATATTCGACTCCGGCTTGATGGTTGTAGAGCCATCTAATTGCATGTTCGAATACCTAATGCGGGAAAGCTTCAAAATCAAGCCTTACAATGGTGGTGATCAAGGTTTCCTCAATGAAATCTTTACGTGGTGGCATAGACTACCTCAATGA